Proteins encoded together in one Camelus dromedarius isolate mCamDro1 chromosome 11, mCamDro1.pat, whole genome shotgun sequence window:
- the LOC105103797 gene encoding testis-specific H1 histone: MDERAESTSESQGAEVKTQQPMERTLGGPPRRGRRSVLKVSQLLLRAIAAHKGLTLATLKKELGNAGYEVRRKCGRRSGEASRSDVKGTLLRVSGSNAAGYFRVWKVPKPKRKPGRPRLEESVRSPRRPPPRTRRPRRRCPRRRAARKAREVWRRSSRANSKVRRIRPRAKDPVDSRAKEEGRAKEVDERRGRTRKEDIRPRTQEKRPSSKLREEKKQDPEKPVKRTIQKSTSVKTDRTSNGQEKTHDPRAARTKTSTKSEGLRNAARNL, from the coding sequence ATGGATGAGCGGGCCGAGTCCACGAGCGAGTCCCAGGGTGCTGAAGTTAAAACCCAGCAGCCCATGGAAAGAACCCTCGGGGGCCCGCCGAGGCGGGGCCGGCGCTCCGTGCTCAAAGTGTCCCAGCTGTTGCTCCGAGCCATCGCTGCACACAAAGGGCTGACTCTGGCCACCCTCAAGAAGGAGCTCGGAAATGCTGGCTACGAAGTGCGCAGGAAGTGCGGCCGCCGCTCGGGCGAAGCGTCCAGGTCTGATGTGAAGGGCACCCTCCTCCGGGTCAGCGGCAGCAACGCCGCTGGCTACTTCAGGGTCTGGAAGGTTCCAAAACCGAAGAGAAAGCCGGGACGCCCGAGGTTGGAGGAGAGTGTTCGCTCTCCAAGGAGGCCCCCTCCCAGGACGCGGAGGCCACGCAGGCGCTGTCCGCGTCGCAGGGCCGCCAGGAAGGCCAGGGAAGTGTGGAGACGGAGCTCGAGGGCGAACTCGAAGGTGAGGAGAATAAGGCCAAGGGCCAAGGACCCGGTGGATTCCAGAGctaaggaggaagggagggccaAGGAGGTGGATGAGAGGAGAGGACGGACCAGGAAGGAAGACATCAGGCCCCGGACTCAAGAGAAGAGGCCAAGCTCGAAGCTCAGGGAAGAGAAGAAGCAGGACCCAGAGAAGCCGGTAAAACGGACCATCCAGAAGTCAACCTCGGTTAAAACTGACCGGACTTCGAATGGGCAGGAGAAGACCCATGACCCAAGGGCTGCTCGCACAAAGACTTCCACTAAATCTGAAGGTCTTCGGAATGCAGCCCGGAATCTATAG